One window of the Eucalyptus grandis isolate ANBG69807.140 chromosome 8, ASM1654582v1, whole genome shotgun sequence genome contains the following:
- the LOC108954538 gene encoding disease resistance protein RPV1-like, producing MISINKLDDIEKAIFLDIACFCIGEKKTYADYMWRNSGYSSHSVIDVLLLMSLIKIDEDNRFWMHDEVRDLGRYIVKKDNVEDAGKRIWVSIDENTLDILRSNEEKQVVRALSIGISHDLTPGELSRLPQLRFLGGRRMNFVGNFNNLLRNLRWLSWHHCPFNLSAVNLHLVNLVVLDLSRSNITHNWGGWRQIKKAKKLKVLDLTGCKRLTKTPNFSKFGKLEKLILAWCVRLATIDKSINKLRQLRTLDIKGCHSLQGLPKEIDSLECLSEIIVPQTTESSLSELFKLPETLGNLKSLMRFQTLSNYSIHQLPYSIGKLTNLTCLWLTDCYNLIELPDSIGELESLVELNIRNSNISVLPDSIGNLKRLKVLNVASTEIHTIPCVLGRVETLEELNASYCWRLKDEIPWEMWSLNRLRILDLNGSPISTVPRKIGDFFCLQTLTISGRRLLPLPKLPLSLKCLVVEAADIPVLPDLSSLVHLDHLEVSKDFIRIDYGSEKEVFFSEANKIISLWKDAQSIHRLPRGLSTLKLSCIPQLPDFFGFKSLSVLQISNYPMPHLPILKYLEGLRELKISWCEFIDSTPDLSCLKRLQTLYLHRLTKLAEIPGLGKWNL from the exons ATGATAAGTATCAACAAATTGGATGATATAGAAAAAGCCATATTTCTAGACATAGCATGTTTTTGCATCGGGGAGAAAAAGACTTATGCAGACTACATGTGGCGTAATAGTGGCTATTCTTCACACAGCGTGATTGATGTTCTTCTGCTCATGTCATTGATAAAGATCGATGAGGACAATagattttggatgcatgatgaagTTCGAGATCTAGGAAGATACATTGTCAAAAAAGACAATGTTGAAGATGCTGGAAAGCGCATTTGGGTGTCGATTGATGAGAATACTTTAGACATACTGAGAAGCAATGAG GAAAAACAAGTTGTACGAGCACTCAGTATAGGTATTAGTCATGACTTAACACCTGGAGAATTATCCCGTCTGCCACAGCTGAGGTTCCTTGGAGGGCGGAGAATGAATTTTGTAGGCAACTTCAATAATCTTCTTCGTAATCTGAGATGGCTGTCTTGGCATCATTGCCCATTCAATCTTTCAGCCGTGAATCTTCACCTGGTGAATTTGGTCGTGCTTGACCTTTCGAGAAGCAACATCACCCacaattggggtggatggagGCAAATCAAG AAGGCGAAAAAGTTGAAAGTTCTAGATTTAACGGGATGCAAGAGGTTAACCAAGACACCCAATTTTTCCAAGTTTGGCAAGTTGGAGAAATTGATTCTCGCTTGGTGTGTGAGATTGGCTACAATTGACAAGTCAATCAATAAGCTAAGACAACTAAGGACTTTAGATATCAAGGGGTGCCATTCCCTTCAAGGGTTGCCCAAGGAAATCGATTCTCTAGAATGCTTGTCGGAGATTATCGTGCCCCAAACTACCGAGTCATCCTTATCCGAATTGTTCAAGCTTCCTGAGACACTGGGCAATCTAAAATCTTTGATGAGGTTTCAAACTTTGAGTAACTATAGTATCCACCAACTTCCTTACTCTATTGGAAAGTTAACAAATCTTACGTGTTTGTGGTTGACTGATTGCTATAATCTAATAGAGCTTCCAGACTCTATTGGAGAATTAGAATCATTGGTTGAGTTAAATATAAGGAATTCAAACATCAGTGTTCTCCCTGATTCCATTGGAAATCTAAAGAGACTAAAAGTCTTAAACGTGGCATCCACAGAGATACACACGATACCTTGTGTGCTCGGAAGGGTGGAGACACTCGAAGAGCTCAATGCCTCGTATTGTTGGCGCCTCAAGGATGAAATTCCATGGGAAATGTGGAGCCTAAACCGTCTGAGGATCCTGGACTTAAATGGGAGCCCAATCTCTACTGTGCCGAGAAAGATCGGTGATTTCTTCTGTCTCCAAACGCTGACAATCTCAGGTCGCCGGCTTCTCCCGTTGCCAAAGCTTCCCTTGAGCTTGAAATGTCTAGTGGTTGAAGCTGCTGATATCCCTGTTCTTCCTGACCTCTCGAGCCTGGTTCATTTAGATCATCTCGAAGTGAGCAAAGATTTTATACGTATTGACTACGGGAGTGAAAAAGAAGTGTTTTTCTCTGAAGCGAACAAGATTATCTCGCTTTGGAAGGACGCGCAGTCCATCCATCGGCTTCCACGTGGCTTATCAACCTTGAAACTTAGCTGCATCCCGCAATTGCCTGATTTTTTTGGCTTCAAAAGCTTGTCAGTTCTCCAAATCAGTAACTATCCGATGCCACACTTGCCCATACTTAAATACTTGGAGGGCTTAAGGGAATTGAAGATATCTTGGTGCGAATTCATCGACAGCACACCCGATCTATCATGCTTGAAGAGGCTACAAACATTATATCTCCATCGTTTAACCAAACTGGCAGAGATTCCAGGTTTGGGGAAGTGGAATCTCTGA
- the LOC104416916 gene encoding TMV resistance protein N-like yields MALATNTSGMEFEVFLSFRGPDTRDNFTSCLYYDMVEKGIRVFKDDKELSVSQKIEGGLLKALNDSQIYIPIFSKGFASSPWCLREVAHMVDCTSKSDGKKEILPIFFDVEIDDVKLKTKLYRAALSEHEKKYDSREVKRWEDALVEVPTRVGWKLEGKGYGELIKLIVREVLLKLKGKNRTLPDHLVEMNDLEYIEELLDINSDDHVRFIIIHGTGGIGKSTLASVIFNRLRSKFDYCSFLEDVQSHRLLDMQKKLLSETLGSNSTQEMYDTNDGIDRITRGLGKAKVLVVVDNVDEKKQLENLVGSYDWFGSGSRIIVTLRDIRIIRNKDNQRQPSYYMDYSVKEMPFDLAIQLFSKHAFRSDTPPEDCYKFSEKVVSSVGRLPLTLEVVGSLFASITFDKH; encoded by the exons ATGGCTCTAGCCACTAACACCTCAGGAATGGAGTTTGAGGTATTCCTGAGTTTCAGGGGACCAGATACTCGAGATAACTTTACTAGTTGCCTCTATTATGACATGGTGGAGAAAGGAATCCGTGTCTTCAAAGATGATAAAGAGCTCTCGGTCAGTCAAAAGATTGAGGGAGGGCTTTTGAAAGCCCTTAACGACTCTCAAATCTATATCCCCATCTTCTCCAAGGGCTTCGCTTCCAGTCCATGGTGTCTTCGTGAGGTTGCGCATATGGTAGATTGCACTTCAAAATCAGATGGAAAAAAGGAGATCCTCCCTATCTTCTTTGACGTGGAGATAGATGATGTAAAACTTAAAACCAAATTGTACAGAGCTGCCCTCTCCGAGCATGAGAAGAAGTACGACTCACGTGAAGTAAAACGCTGGGAAGATGCTCTCGTTGAGGTTCCGACAAGAGTAGGTTGGAAGCTTGAAGGAAAAGG GTATGGTGAACTTATAAAACTAATTGTTCGAGAGGTTCTGCTTAAGCTGAAGGGGAAGAATAGAACTCTTCCTGACCATCTAGTTGAAATGAATGATCTAGAATATATAGAGGAACTGCTGGATATTAACTCTGATGACCATGTGCGTTTCATTATAATCCATGGGACGGGTGGTATTGGCAAATCAACTCTTGCTAGTGTTATCTTCAACCGACTCCGGTCTAAATTTGATTATTGTAGTTTCCTTGAAGATGTCCAAAGTCATCGTCTTTTAGACATGCAAAAGAAACTACTGTCCGAAACATTGGGCTCGAACTCTACTCAAGAAATGTATGACACCAACGACGGCATTGATCGCATAACAAGAGGACTTGGCAAAGCAAAAGTTCTAGTTGTTGTCGACAATGTAGACGAGAAGAAGCAACTTGAGAACTTGGTAGGAAGCTATGATTGGTTTGGGAGTGGAAGTAGGATCATTGTCACACTTAGGGACATAAGGATAATACGAAATAAAGACAACCAAAGGCAACCTAGCTATTACATGGATTACTCAGTAAAGGAGATGCCCTTTGATTTAGCGATTCAGCTTTTTAGTAAGCATGCTTTTAGAAGTGATACTCCTCCAGAAGATTGCTACAAATTCTCAGAAAAAGTCGTTTCAAGCGTAGGAAGGCTTCCTTTGACTTTGGAAGTCGTAGGTTCCCTTTTCGCCTCCATA ACGTTCGACAAACATTGA